In Vibrio celticus, one genomic interval encodes:
- the ptuB gene encoding retron Ec78 anti-phage system effector HNH endonuclease PtuB produces the protein MKKVIKGAEPQLLTAYKVATPQNSWEQYTKKKNRKVLVQDRLKSDQSGLCAYCEINLLEKDSAGDADFRVEHFHPKSDTSTGHNWHLDWQNLLGCCHGGSQSKVTSSTIRFTSPDHSCDVPKEDKNLDGIILNPLTDVPAYPSIFKCDRTSGKLTAHSENCISANISDAIVQQTIDELRLDAERLNRFRREVLNKLNLELQSLTQSGLTLPQAQSRLSQIYLRKDGNQHWPAFFTSIRSYLGTKAEEHLRTINYAG, from the coding sequence GTGAAGAAGGTAATAAAAGGTGCTGAACCACAGCTGTTAACAGCATATAAAGTAGCCACCCCTCAAAATTCTTGGGAGCAGTACACAAAAAAGAAAAACAGGAAGGTTCTCGTTCAAGACCGTTTGAAGTCTGACCAAAGTGGCTTATGTGCATACTGTGAAATAAACTTGCTAGAGAAAGACTCTGCTGGTGATGCAGACTTTCGTGTTGAGCATTTTCACCCTAAGTCAGATACGAGTACGGGACACAATTGGCACCTAGATTGGCAAAATTTGCTTGGGTGCTGCCATGGAGGAAGTCAGAGTAAAGTTACTTCTTCCACTATAAGATTCACAAGTCCTGATCATTCTTGTGATGTCCCAAAGGAAGACAAGAATCTTGATGGAATCATATTAAATCCGTTAACTGATGTTCCTGCATACCCATCTATATTCAAGTGTGATAGAACTTCGGGGAAATTAACCGCCCACTCTGAAAACTGTATATCCGCAAATATCTCAGATGCCATAGTGCAACAGACGATCGACGAGTTAAGGCTTGATGCAGAGCGGTTGAATCGTTTTCGACGAGAAGTTTTAAACAAGCTTAATTTAGAATTGCAGAGCTTGACACAAAGTGGGTTGACGTTACCCCAAGCTCAATCACGCTTATCTCAGATATATCTGAGGAAAGACGGTAATCAACACTGGCCTGCTTTTTTTACGAGTATTAGAAGCTATTTAGGAACTAAGGCGGAAGAGCATCTAAGAACTATTAACTATGCTGGGTGA
- a CDS encoding Arm DNA-binding domain-containing protein translates to MGSINTRSGKLYLDFRYEGVRCREQTALPATQVNQRKLQKLLHQIEADIRLSCFVYSEYFPESKKAQTFLKQDIQARKRKQDLLGNYKTAVQELQGVETILFEDFAQEWYDENEVRWKESYKDSMKIYLWSYLVPHFGHVDTAKITRPDILKYRASLVKPRPNGKQLSAEFINHVMTPLRMILNEAADRYDFRSTFENIKPLRVERTNVNPFDFNEVNLFLSSVRSDFKDYFTVRFFTGMRTSEIDGLKWKYVDFERGLISVRETFVHGRSDTTKTLSSTRDIQMSSVVLKAIKSQYKVTGDKEYVFCNAAGNPLDKGNVRDRIWKPTLKKLEMEYRRPYETRHTAATLWLAAGEAPEWIARQMGHTTTKMLFTVYSRYIPNLTRQDGSAFEKLLNANLNGGK, encoded by the coding sequence ATGGGTAGTATCAATACACGTAGCGGTAAGCTTTATCTCGACTTCCGTTATGAAGGCGTGCGTTGCCGTGAACAAACAGCTCTCCCTGCAACACAAGTCAACCAGCGTAAGCTACAAAAACTATTACACCAGATTGAGGCCGACATTCGTCTGAGCTGTTTTGTCTATAGTGAATATTTCCCTGAGTCTAAGAAAGCTCAAACATTTTTGAAACAAGACATTCAGGCTCGAAAACGAAAACAAGATTTACTAGGCAATTACAAAACGGCAGTGCAAGAACTTCAAGGGGTTGAAACTATCTTGTTCGAGGACTTCGCGCAGGAATGGTACGACGAAAACGAAGTGCGATGGAAAGAGAGTTATAAAGACAGTATGAAAATCTACTTGTGGTCGTACCTTGTCCCCCACTTCGGGCATGTAGATACAGCGAAAATTACGCGTCCAGATATATTGAAGTATCGAGCCTCATTGGTGAAACCACGACCAAATGGAAAGCAATTGTCCGCTGAGTTCATTAATCATGTCATGACACCACTGCGTATGATCTTGAATGAAGCCGCAGACCGCTACGATTTTCGTTCTACATTTGAAAACATCAAACCACTTCGTGTTGAACGCACCAATGTAAACCCATTTGATTTTAACGAGGTGAACCTGTTTTTATCATCGGTGCGCAGCGATTTTAAAGATTACTTCACCGTCCGTTTCTTTACAGGGATGCGCACCTCAGAAATTGATGGCCTGAAATGGAAATACGTAGATTTTGAACGTGGTTTGATTTCGGTTCGGGAAACTTTTGTACATGGCCGATCTGACACAACGAAAACCTTAAGTTCAACAAGAGATATTCAAATGTCATCCGTTGTTCTTAAGGCCATAAAATCTCAATACAAAGTGACAGGTGATAAGGAGTACGTGTTTTGCAATGCGGCAGGTAACCCTTTAGATAAAGGTAACGTCAGGGACCGAATCTGGAAACCGACACTTAAAAAGTTAGAGATGGAATACCGTCGTCCTTATGAGACTCGACACACGGCTGCGACGCTATGGTTAGCAGCAGGAGAGGCCCCTGAGTGGATTGCTCGCCAAATGGGACATACCACAACAAAAATGCTGTTTACGGTATACAGTCGATATATACCCAATCTCACTAGACAAGACGGCAGTGCTTTTGAAAAATTGTTAAATGCCAATTTAAATGGAGGAAAGTAA
- a CDS encoding helix-turn-helix domain-containing protein, protein MIRYNLKELIEKKSKEEGRKISGAQIAAEIGIQRSAMAKMIRDEGYTTTTKTIDALCEYFDCDVSELIWYEKTRLL, encoded by the coding sequence GTGATCAGATATAACTTAAAGGAACTTATAGAGAAAAAATCCAAGGAAGAGGGACGGAAGATCTCTGGAGCTCAAATTGCTGCTGAAATAGGGATTCAGCGCTCCGCTATGGCAAAAATGATTAGAGATGAAGGGTATACGACGACGACAAAGACAATTGATGCTTTGTGTGAATACTTTGACTGTGATGTATCAGAGCTTATTTGGTATGAGAAAACTCGTTTGCTATAG